The Peribacillus sp. FSL P2-0133 genome has a segment encoding these proteins:
- a CDS encoding DNA cytosine methyltransferase, with protein MPNAIDLFCGAGGMSEGLIQAGFHILFSSDISEDVERTYTQRHEQLGLIQGENTFFHRGDISDLNRDFIYQAIQNLTIFQGHEIPNIDAIFGGPPCQGFSLAGRRRRNDPRNMLFGQYLRIINEIQPKYVVMENVEGFLYTKLDQFIGVTEKVYPDDSLVTDILENELSEIGYSVLPTTVLDASNYGVPQKRRRVIFIAYRNGLTPPEYPEINDVRDLTVQDAIGDLIIDNQRRQEINPIGTDYQISSIQGRTPTIIYADRNTIEFGNPIAHEGEQYNHQTSKHSTLVVERFKLYNDGENTPALISRIKREGEPLIRLSSPNLLEYCFNNQNEYDNFESFVQEIQSGTITEDILKLLLSKKGNRLKYDPNTAAPTVVTLPDDFINPFENRIPTVRELARLQSFDDSFFFEGKRTTGGPRRRVEVPQYTQVGNAVPPLLAKAVALKVKEAINNNNLQMEIKDNNTKEARLVNQ; from the coding sequence AACTTACACGCAACGACATGAACAATTAGGTTTAATCCAAGGCGAAAATACCTTCTTCCATCGAGGAGATATTTCGGATTTAAACCGAGATTTTATATATCAGGCAATCCAAAACTTAACTATTTTTCAGGGGCACGAAATCCCTAATATTGATGCCATTTTTGGCGGACCTCCTTGCCAAGGTTTTAGCCTTGCAGGAAGACGGAGAAGGAACGACCCAAGAAATATGTTGTTTGGACAATATTTAAGGATAATAAATGAAATTCAACCTAAATACGTTGTAATGGAGAATGTTGAAGGGTTCCTTTATACGAAACTAGACCAATTTATTGGTGTTACTGAAAAAGTTTACCCCGATGATAGCTTAGTTACAGACATATTGGAAAACGAATTAAGTGAAATTGGATATTCAGTATTGCCTACAACAGTTTTAGATGCCTCGAATTATGGGGTACCGCAAAAGAGAAGACGAGTAATCTTTATTGCTTACCGTAATGGATTAACACCTCCAGAGTATCCGGAAATAAATGATGTTCGAGATCTTACTGTACAGGATGCAATAGGAGATTTAATAATTGATAATCAACGAAGGCAAGAAATAAACCCGATTGGTACGGATTACCAAATTTCATCGATCCAAGGACGAACGCCAACAATAATATATGCTGACCGAAACACAATTGAATTTGGAAACCCTATCGCCCACGAGGGGGAACAATATAATCACCAGACCTCAAAGCATAGTACTTTGGTTGTTGAGAGGTTTAAGTTATATAATGATGGTGAGAATACTCCAGCGCTTATTAGTAGAATTAAAAGGGAAGGGGAACCACTTATACGATTAAGTAGCCCTAACTTACTTGAGTACTGTTTCAATAACCAAAATGAATATGATAACTTCGAGTCTTTTGTTCAAGAAATTCAGAGCGGGACAATAACAGAAGATATCTTAAAGTTACTATTATCTAAAAAAGGAAATAGATTAAAATATGACCCAAACACGGCAGCACCAACAGTAGTTACATTACCAGATGATTTTATAAATCCATTTGAAAATCGTATCCCTACTGTACGTGAGTTAGCTCGCTTGCAATCGTTCGATGATAGCTTCTTTTTCGAGGGTAAAAGGACAACTGGCGGACCAAGGAGAAGGGTTGAAGTTCCTCAATATACACAAGTTGGAAATGCAGTACCACCATTATTAGCTAAAGCGGTGGCACTTAAAGTTAAAGAAGCAATAAATAACAACAATTTACAAATGGAAATTAAAGATAACAATACAAAAGAAGCACGCCTTGTCAATCAATAA